From Streptomyces sp. NBC_00775, one genomic window encodes:
- a CDS encoding class I SAM-dependent methyltransferase encodes MGQHHDHAGHDRPGHDHTDMDFAEMLPLLVREAELYTPAYREAAAWLREQQPEPGLIVDAGSGPGVISCLLAATFPGARVVAVDGAGPLLEEARARADRLGHGDRFSTLEAELADGLGELEYPADLLWASRSLHHVGDQRAALAGFARGLAPGGTLALLEGGLPTRFLPRDIGIGRPGLQARIDAVHEEWFTRMRASLPGAAAEIEDWPALLSSAGLRHTGTRTFLSDLPAPLSDEARAFVVTSLTRRREGLAEGLDRDDLATLDRLLDPDDKASVHHRPDVFVLTAHTVYTATRTD; translated from the coding sequence ATGGGACAGCACCACGATCACGCCGGGCACGACCGGCCCGGGCACGACCACACCGACATGGACTTCGCCGAGATGCTTCCCCTGCTGGTGCGGGAGGCCGAGCTGTACACCCCGGCGTACCGGGAAGCGGCGGCCTGGCTGCGGGAGCAGCAGCCCGAGCCGGGGCTGATCGTGGACGCGGGCAGCGGCCCGGGCGTCATCTCCTGTCTCCTCGCCGCCACGTTCCCGGGAGCACGGGTCGTCGCCGTGGACGGCGCGGGACCCCTCCTGGAGGAGGCGCGGGCCCGCGCGGACCGGCTCGGCCACGGTGACCGCTTCAGCACCTTGGAGGCTGAACTCGCCGACGGACTGGGAGAGTTGGAGTACCCGGCCGACCTGCTGTGGGCCAGCAGGTCGCTGCACCACGTCGGCGACCAGCGCGCCGCCCTCGCCGGCTTCGCGCGGGGTCTCGCGCCCGGCGGCACCCTCGCCCTGCTGGAGGGCGGCCTGCCTACCCGCTTCCTCCCGCGCGACATCGGCATCGGCCGGCCCGGCCTGCAGGCCCGTATCGACGCGGTCCATGAGGAGTGGTTCACCCGGATGCGGGCCTCGCTGCCGGGAGCCGCGGCGGAGATCGAGGACTGGCCCGCGCTGCTCTCCTCGGCGGGACTGCGGCACACCGGCACCCGCACCTTCCTCTCCGACCTCCCTGCCCCGCTCTCCGACGAGGCCCGCGCCTTTGTCGTCACCTCCCTCACCCGCCGCCGCGAAGGTCTCGCCGAGGGCCTCGACCGGGACGACCTCGCCACCCTCGACCGCCTCCTCGACCCGGACGACAAGGCGAGCGTCCACCACCGCCCGGACGTGTTCGTCCTCACGGCGCACACGGTGTACACGGCGACCCGCACCGACTGA
- the pqqE gene encoding pyrroloquinoline quinone biosynthesis protein PqqE, translating into MAPVIVAPPWALLAELTHDCPLRCAYCSNPVELISRSRELNTGQWVDVLRQAADLGVVQTHLSGGEPLLRRDLAPIVEAAATAGLYTQLVTSGVGLHERRLAELRDAGLRCVQLSVQHADPLASEHIAGARSFAAKERAARLVRAAGLPLGLNVVLHRADIDALDDLIALGLDWGAERIELANTQFYGWALRNRSALLPTRDQVERARATMARRREQLAGDLELIWVAPDYLDGTAKPCMGGWGAVSLTVAPDGTVLPCPAAATLPGLDPPNVNDHQLAWIWRESKAFNAYRGEDWMRDPCRTCALRATDFGGCRCQAYALTGDATRTDPACRHAPGHHLVRALVDDSPRATSAYAYREGGS; encoded by the coding sequence CTGGCTCCAGTGATCGTGGCTCCCCCCTGGGCCCTGCTGGCCGAACTCACCCACGACTGTCCGTTGCGCTGCGCCTATTGCTCCAACCCCGTCGAACTGATCAGTCGGTCAAGAGAGCTGAACACCGGACAATGGGTCGATGTGCTGCGCCAGGCCGCTGACCTGGGCGTTGTCCAAACCCATCTGTCCGGCGGTGAACCGCTGCTCAGACGCGATCTCGCCCCGATCGTCGAGGCCGCCGCCACCGCGGGCCTCTACACCCAGCTCGTCACCAGTGGCGTGGGCCTGCACGAGCGGCGGCTCGCGGAACTGCGGGACGCCGGACTGCGCTGTGTCCAGCTCTCCGTGCAGCACGCCGACCCCCTCGCCTCCGAACACATCGCGGGCGCCCGCTCGTTCGCCGCGAAGGAACGCGCCGCCCGGCTGGTGCGCGCCGCCGGGCTCCCGCTCGGCCTGAACGTCGTGCTCCACCGCGCCGACATCGACGCCCTCGACGACCTGATCGCCCTCGGCCTCGACTGGGGTGCCGAGCGGATCGAGCTCGCCAACACCCAGTTCTACGGCTGGGCGTTACGCAACCGGTCGGCCCTGCTGCCGACCCGCGACCAGGTCGAACGGGCCCGTGCCACGATGGCCCGCCGCCGCGAACAGCTCGCCGGAGACCTGGAGTTGATCTGGGTCGCCCCCGACTACCTCGACGGCACCGCGAAACCGTGCATGGGCGGATGGGGAGCCGTCTCCCTCACCGTCGCCCCGGACGGCACCGTCCTCCCGTGCCCGGCGGCGGCGACGCTGCCCGGCCTCGACCCGCCGAACGTGAACGACCACCAACTCGCCTGGATCTGGCGTGAGTCGAAGGCCTTCAACGCCTACCGCGGCGAGGACTGGATGCGCGACCCCTGCCGCACCTGCGCCCTGCGCGCCACCGACTTCGGCGGCTGCCGCTGCCAGGCGTACGCGCTCACCGGCGACGCCACCCGCACCGACCCGGCCTGTCGCCACGCACCCGGCCACCACCTCGTCCGCGCGCTCGTCGACGACAGCCCCCGTGCGACCTCTGCCTACGCCTATCGAGAGGGAGGATCATGA
- a CDS encoding glycoside hydrolase family 88/105 protein, whose protein sequence is MMRRRPRATLLAGALATAGLLTVSATVPQEAATGPQPVSATRFPAAGTRQSPLVGTGRSPVAAPDWSVALVDSTMARYTPSTIGGWSYPVGLYLYGQYLTYQRTHDAGYLTYIKSYVDRFVKSDGTISQSFNSLDSMQAGRLLTILHRETGQDRYRKAAKKIRDRLTTYPRTADGGFWHADTSSRAHQLWADGVYMVNPFLVEYGKEFGDATYADDEAARQLYVYGSHLQVTSGLLKHAYDESKTASWADPQTGLAPEHWCRAVGWYAMAIVNVLDAIPAGHPRRPQLVGILRKLATGLEKYQDPATGRWFQVIDKGGRSDNWTETSCSSMFTYALSRGVQQGYLDAHYATVAQRGYEGVLARISTGSDGRTNLTDISIGTNVGDYAYYIARTRATNDFHGLGAFLIMNEQLGAHPLSTRSTPTQDEVSQP, encoded by the coding sequence ATCATGAGACGACGACCGCGCGCGACGCTGCTGGCAGGCGCGCTCGCCACCGCCGGCCTGCTGACGGTGTCCGCGACCGTGCCGCAGGAGGCCGCCACCGGCCCTCAGCCGGTCTCCGCCACCCGGTTCCCGGCCGCCGGCACCCGTCAGTCCCCGCTCGTCGGCACCGGTCGGTCCCCGGTCGCGGCGCCCGACTGGTCGGTCGCCCTGGTCGACTCGACCATGGCCCGCTACACGCCCAGCACCATCGGCGGCTGGTCGTACCCGGTGGGCCTCTACCTCTATGGCCAGTACCTCACGTACCAGCGCACGCACGACGCCGGCTACCTCACCTACATCAAGAGCTACGTCGACCGCTTCGTGAAGAGCGACGGAACCATCAGCCAGAGCTTCAACAGCCTCGACAGCATGCAGGCCGGCCGGCTCCTGACGATTCTGCACCGCGAGACGGGCCAGGACCGCTACCGCAAGGCGGCGAAGAAGATCCGCGACCGGCTCACCACCTATCCGCGCACGGCCGACGGCGGCTTCTGGCACGCCGACACCAGCAGCCGAGCCCATCAACTCTGGGCGGACGGCGTCTACATGGTGAACCCGTTCCTCGTCGAATACGGCAAGGAGTTCGGGGACGCGACGTACGCCGACGACGAGGCGGCCAGGCAGCTGTACGTCTACGGCAGCCATCTCCAGGTCACGAGCGGCCTGTTGAAGCACGCGTACGACGAGTCGAAGACCGCGAGCTGGGCCGACCCGCAGACGGGCCTCGCGCCCGAGCACTGGTGCCGGGCGGTCGGCTGGTACGCGATGGCGATCGTCAATGTGCTGGACGCGATCCCCGCCGGTCATCCACGCCGACCGCAACTGGTCGGCATCCTGCGGAAGTTGGCGACCGGTCTGGAGAAATACCAGGACCCGGCGACCGGGCGCTGGTTCCAGGTGATCGACAAGGGCGGCAGGAGCGACAACTGGACCGAGACGTCCTGCTCCAGCATGTTCACCTACGCCCTCTCGCGCGGTGTCCAGCAGGGCTACCTCGACGCGCACTACGCCACGGTCGCCCAGCGCGGCTACGAAGGCGTCCTCGCCAGGATCTCGACCGGCTCCGACGGCCGCACCAACCTCACCGACATCTCCATCGGCACGAACGTCGGCGACTACGCGTACTACATCGCCCGCACCCGGGCCACCAACGACTTCCACGGCCTCGGCGCCTTTCTGATCATGAACGAGCAGCTCGGAGCACATCCCCTCAGTACGCGGAGCACCCCCACTCAGGACGAGGTGAGTCAGCCATGA
- a CDS encoding SDR family oxidoreductase, with amino-acid sequence MTDSPVALITGGGSGIGAAVARQLLDAGHRVTVTGRGEERLRAFAEELGRPEGLLTVVGNAAEYDHVQAAVQATLKEFGRLDTVVANAGFATHDTVAEGDPAGWSEMVLTNVLGPALLIRASIDALKETRGRVVLVGSVAGHVHGPGNIYGATKWAVTGLAENTRRQVTEFGVGVTLISPGRVETPFWDSYGSLPPGHLLTADQLAHSIVWAIGQPTGVDVNTVVVRPIGQPV; translated from the coding sequence ATGACCGACTCTCCAGTCGCGCTCATCACCGGAGGCGGCAGCGGTATCGGCGCCGCGGTCGCACGGCAACTGCTCGACGCCGGGCACCGGGTCACCGTGACCGGCCGGGGGGAGGAGCGGCTGCGCGCCTTCGCCGAGGAACTCGGGCGTCCCGAAGGCCTGTTGACGGTCGTGGGGAACGCGGCCGAGTACGACCACGTCCAGGCGGCGGTCCAGGCGACGCTCAAGGAGTTCGGGCGACTGGACACCGTCGTCGCCAACGCCGGCTTCGCCACCCACGACACCGTCGCGGAGGGCGACCCCGCGGGGTGGTCCGAGATGGTGCTGACCAACGTGCTCGGTCCCGCGCTGCTCATCAGGGCCTCCATCGACGCGCTGAAGGAGACCCGCGGACGCGTCGTGCTGGTCGGCAGCGTTGCCGGGCATGTGCACGGGCCCGGCAACATCTACGGCGCGACCAAGTGGGCCGTGACCGGACTCGCCGAGAACACCCGACGCCAGGTCACCGAGTTCGGAGTCGGCGTGACCCTGATCTCCCCCGGCCGCGTGGAGACCCCGTTCTGGGACAGCTACGGCAGCCTGCCCCCCGGCCATCTCCTGACCGCCGACCAGCTCGCCCACTCGATCGTCTGGGCGATCGGCCAGCCGACGGGCGTAGACGTGAACACCGTGGTCGTACGCCCGATCGGCCAGCCGGTCTGA
- a CDS encoding phytanoyl-CoA dioxygenase family protein: MDDVMVERFLEDGFVKIEGAFPPRVAEDCARLLWRETGYDPADPTTWAEPVRWVSGMAQGPFAAAANSPVLHEAFDLLLGEGRWEPRYSLGSFPLRFPHEEEPDDAGWHIEGSYLPEGESWYFTNLRSKGRALLMLFLFSEVGERDAPTRIRVGSHLDVPPLLEPYGEEGVSGLDLAPKLVEASAHRPLAYATGRPGDVYLCHPFLVHAAQPHHGTRPRFMAQPPLHAPVPYELERADGDYSAVEFAIRRGLAPAA, encoded by the coding sequence ATGGACGACGTGATGGTGGAGCGCTTCCTGGAAGACGGGTTCGTGAAGATCGAGGGCGCTTTCCCGCCACGCGTCGCCGAGGACTGCGCCCGGCTGCTGTGGCGGGAGACGGGCTACGATCCGGCCGACCCCACGACCTGGGCCGAGCCCGTGCGCTGGGTCTCCGGCATGGCGCAGGGGCCCTTCGCCGCCGCGGCCAACTCCCCTGTTCTGCATGAGGCGTTCGACCTGTTGCTCGGCGAAGGTCGCTGGGAGCCGCGCTACTCGCTGGGCAGCTTTCCGCTGCGTTTCCCGCACGAGGAGGAGCCGGACGACGCGGGCTGGCACATCGAGGGAAGCTATCTGCCCGAGGGCGAGAGCTGGTACTTCACGAACCTCAGGTCGAAGGGCCGCGCCCTGCTGATGCTCTTCCTCTTCAGCGAGGTCGGCGAGCGGGACGCCCCGACCCGCATCAGGGTCGGCTCCCATCTGGACGTACCGCCGCTGCTGGAGCCGTACGGCGAGGAGGGCGTGTCGGGCCTCGACCTCGCGCCGAAGCTGGTCGAGGCGTCCGCGCACCGCCCCCTCGCGTATGCCACCGGCCGCCCCGGCGACGTATACCTGTGTCACCCCTTCCTGGTGCACGCGGCACAGCCGCACCACGGGACCCGGCCGCGCTTCATGGCGCAGCCGCCGCTGCACGCGCCCGTGCCGTACGAACTGGAGCGGGCCGACGGCGACTACTCGGCGGTGGAGTTCGCGATCCGCCGGGGTCTGGCCCCGGCGGCCTGA
- a CDS encoding glycoside hydrolase family 75 protein has product MRTRTLTLAAAAGAALLATAALPAANASGSVNPRSAQEGSVSAADLLAKVTSCSQISNGKYKTDDETSATIPVCGKNGAVFWKADMDIDCDGQVTSKCNGDTDPWFQDDTAFHQSDGKALRAEALPYVVVPSSSSIWKYTSAGIKGGGVVAVIYNGKVEYAVVGDTGPTKIIGEASYATAKALGIDPDPETGGADSGVTYILFKNSQVSPIESHSAAVSLGDSLAKQFLQNN; this is encoded by the coding sequence GTGCGCACTCGAACACTGACCCTCGCCGCGGCCGCCGGCGCCGCGCTCCTCGCCACCGCGGCGCTCCCGGCCGCCAACGCCTCGGGCAGCGTCAACCCCCGTTCGGCACAGGAGGGTTCGGTCAGCGCGGCCGATCTGCTCGCCAAGGTGACGTCCTGTTCGCAGATCTCGAACGGCAAGTACAAGACCGACGACGAGACGTCGGCCACCATCCCCGTGTGCGGCAAGAACGGTGCGGTGTTCTGGAAGGCCGACATGGACATCGACTGCGACGGCCAGGTCACCAGCAAGTGCAATGGCGACACCGACCCATGGTTCCAGGACGACACCGCGTTCCATCAGTCCGACGGGAAAGCGCTGCGCGCCGAAGCGCTGCCGTATGTCGTGGTGCCGAGCAGCAGCAGTATCTGGAAGTACACGAGCGCCGGGATCAAGGGCGGTGGTGTGGTCGCTGTCATCTACAACGGGAAGGTCGAGTACGCGGTGGTGGGTGACACCGGGCCTACGAAGATCATTGGTGAGGCTTCGTACGCCACCGCGAAGGCGCTGGGCATCGACCCGGACCCGGAGACGGGTGGGGCCGACTCCGGGGTGACGTACATCCTGTTCAAGAACTCGCAGGTGTCGCCCATCGAGAGTCACAGTGCGGCTGTGTCTCTGGGGGACTCTCTGGCGAAGCAGTTCCTTCAGAACAACTGA
- the pqqC gene encoding pyrroloquinoline-quinone synthase PqqC: MTATTVRDDGAAAPWRTPEFTERLRAVAEERYHDRHPFNIRMHQGELTPDELRRWIANRFHYQRHIPVKDALILAKLEEPALRRAWLRRIQDHDGTADGEGGIERWLRLGEAAGLDRPALWDASRVLPGVRFAVEGYVTFCRLRPALDAVAASLTELSAPGLMRRRIAAFERHYPWIDADGLAYFRARIGQGGRDSEEALALVQSWARTRRQQERAVAALAFKCEVLWALLDAVDQGDRVDSGGVVGQGAGVDEGAGVAQGRGPRDPASGP; encoded by the coding sequence GTGACCGCGACAACCGTGCGCGACGACGGTGCCGCGGCCCCTTGGCGGACCCCTGAGTTCACCGAGCGGCTGCGCGCCGTCGCCGAGGAGCGTTACCACGACCGGCATCCCTTCAACATCCGTATGCACCAAGGCGAGTTGACGCCCGACGAGTTGCGCCGCTGGATCGCCAACCGTTTCCACTACCAGCGCCACATCCCCGTCAAGGACGCCCTGATCCTCGCCAAGCTCGAGGAGCCAGCGCTGCGTCGTGCCTGGCTGCGCAGGATCCAGGACCACGACGGAACGGCCGACGGTGAGGGCGGCATCGAACGCTGGCTGCGGCTCGGTGAGGCGGCCGGTCTCGACCGTCCGGCATTGTGGGACGCGTCCCGGGTGCTGCCCGGTGTGCGGTTCGCGGTCGAGGGTTACGTCACCTTCTGCCGCCTGCGCCCGGCCCTGGACGCAGTCGCCGCCTCGCTCACCGAGCTCTCGGCCCCCGGGCTGATGCGCAGAAGGATCGCCGCCTTCGAACGGCACTACCCCTGGATCGACGCCGACGGGCTCGCGTACTTCCGGGCCCGCATCGGCCAGGGTGGCCGCGACAGCGAGGAGGCCCTCGCGCTCGTCCAGTCCTGGGCCCGTACCAGGCGGCAGCAGGAGCGGGCGGTGGCCGCGCTGGCGTTCAAGTGCGAGGTGCTGTGGGCCTTGCTGGACGCGGTGGACCAGGGCGACCGGGTGGACTCGGGCGGGGTAGTGGGCCAGGGTGCCGGAGTGGACGAGGGTGCCGGAGTGGCGCAGGGGCGCGGGCCACGCGACCCGGCGAGCGGGCCATGA
- a CDS encoding glycoside hydrolase family 6 protein — protein sequence MSRTRTALLASLILLGGATTTGTAAAAVAPDASIAAIPCTVDYKVQNQWDTGFTAAVTVTNNSAAKSAWAVKWSYAGNQKVTQGWNAKISQSGTDVTAANETYNGTLATGGSVSFGFNASYSGTNALPTTFTLDGVTCNVDDGSGGGGGGGGTDPSGKVDNPYAGAKVYVNPEWSAKAAAETGGSRISSQPTGVWLDRIAAINGTSTSMGLRAHLDAALAQKGSNEEVVQLVVYDLPGRDCAALASNGELGPTEIDKYKTQFIDPIAAILADSKYASLRIVTTIEIDSLPNLVTNTGSRATATAACDTMLANGNYVKGVGYALAKLGAIPNVYNYIDAGHHGWLGWDDNFAPSATLFKQAATAEGATVDDVHGFITNTANYSALKENNFTINDTVNGTSVRQSKWVDWNRYVDELSYAQAFRTQLVSAGFNSGIGMLIDTSRNGWGGTARPTGPGATTSVDTYVDGGRYDRRIHVGNWCNQSGAGLGERPQAAPATGIDAYVWMKPPGESDGSSSAIANDEGKGFDRMCDPTYTGNARNGNNLSGALPNAPLSGHWFSAQFQQLMTNAYPPL from the coding sequence ATGAGCCGTACCAGAACAGCGTTACTCGCGAGCCTGATCCTCCTCGGCGGCGCGACGACCACCGGCACCGCTGCCGCCGCCGTCGCGCCGGACGCCTCGATCGCCGCCATCCCCTGCACCGTCGACTACAAGGTGCAGAACCAGTGGGACACCGGCTTCACCGCCGCCGTCACGGTCACCAACAACAGCGCCGCCAAGTCCGCTTGGGCGGTGAAGTGGTCGTACGCCGGAAACCAGAAGGTCACCCAGGGCTGGAACGCGAAGATCAGCCAGAGCGGCACGGACGTCACCGCGGCCAACGAGACCTACAACGGAACGCTGGCGACCGGCGGTTCGGTCAGCTTCGGGTTCAACGCCTCGTACAGCGGCACCAACGCACTGCCGACCACCTTCACGCTCGACGGGGTGACCTGCAACGTCGATGACGGAAGCGGCGGCGGGGGAGGCGGGGGCGGCACCGACCCCTCCGGCAAGGTCGACAACCCGTACGCCGGGGCCAAGGTGTACGTGAACCCCGAGTGGTCCGCCAAGGCCGCCGCCGAGACCGGGGGCAGCAGGATCTCCAGCCAGCCCACCGGTGTCTGGCTCGACCGGATCGCCGCGATCAACGGGACGAGCACCAGCATGGGTCTGCGTGCCCACCTCGACGCGGCGCTGGCGCAGAAGGGCAGCAACGAAGAAGTCGTGCAGCTCGTCGTGTACGACCTGCCCGGACGTGACTGCGCGGCCCTGGCCTCCAACGGGGAGCTCGGCCCGACGGAGATCGACAAGTACAAGACGCAGTTCATCGACCCGATCGCCGCGATCCTCGCCGACTCGAAGTACGCGAGTCTGCGCATCGTCACGACCATCGAGATCGACTCGCTGCCGAACCTCGTCACCAACACGGGCAGCCGCGCCACCGCCACGGCCGCGTGCGACACGATGCTCGCCAACGGCAACTACGTGAAGGGCGTCGGCTACGCGCTGGCCAAGCTGGGCGCGATCCCCAACGTCTACAACTACATCGACGCCGGACACCACGGCTGGCTCGGCTGGGACGACAACTTCGCCCCCTCGGCCACCCTGTTCAAGCAGGCCGCCACGGCCGAGGGCGCCACGGTCGACGACGTGCACGGCTTCATCACCAACACGGCCAACTACAGCGCGCTGAAGGAGAACAACTTCACCATCAACGACACGGTGAACGGTACCTCCGTCCGCCAGTCGAAGTGGGTCGACTGGAACCGCTACGTCGACGAGCTGTCGTACGCCCAGGCCTTCCGCACCCAGCTCGTCTCGGCCGGCTTCAACTCCGGCATCGGCATGCTGATCGACACCTCCAGGAACGGCTGGGGCGGCACCGCGCGGCCCACCGGTCCCGGCGCGACGACCAGCGTCGACACCTACGTCGACGGGGGCCGCTACGACCGCCGTATCCACGTCGGCAACTGGTGCAACCAGTCCGGTGCCGGTCTCGGCGAGCGCCCGCAGGCCGCACCGGCGACCGGCATCGACGCCTACGTGTGGATGAAGCCCCCGGGGGAGTCCGACGGCTCCAGCTCGGCGATCGCCAACGACGAGGGCAAGGGCTTCGACCGGATGTGCGACCCGACGTACACGGGCAACGCCCGCAACGGCAACAACCTGTCGGGTGCCCTGCCGAACGCCCCGCTGTCCGGGCACTGGTTCTCCGCCCAGTTCCAGCAGCTGATGACGAACGCGTACCCGCCGCTGTAA
- the pqqA gene encoding pyrroloquinoline quinone precursor peptide PqqA has translation MELAIRETSEESVWETPGYLVIETALEVTAYALGDR, from the coding sequence TTGGAACTGGCGATTCGGGAAACATCGGAGGAAAGCGTCTGGGAGACCCCCGGGTATCTCGTCATCGAGACCGCCCTCGAGGTCACCGCGTACGCCCTCGGCGACCGCTAG
- the pqqD gene encoding pyrroloquinoline quinone biosynthesis peptide chaperone PqqD, with protein MTWRPTLARSVMFRHDHIREADLLLLPERVVVLRGTAGSIVRLCDGSREVYEIVAELGERFPGAPVADEVPAFLTTLRKEGWLQ; from the coding sequence ATGACCTGGCGCCCGACCCTCGCCCGTTCCGTGATGTTCCGTCACGACCACATCAGAGAAGCCGACTTGCTCCTCCTCCCCGAGCGAGTCGTCGTCCTGCGCGGCACCGCGGGCAGCATCGTGCGGCTCTGCGACGGCAGTCGTGAGGTGTACGAGATCGTCGCCGAGCTGGGCGAACGGTTCCCCGGCGCGCCCGTCGCCGACGAAGTCCCCGCATTCCTTACGACGTTGCGAAAGGAGGGCTGGCTCCAGTGA
- a CDS encoding aldo/keto reductase produces MPQLGYGVWQVPDDEAERAVATALEAGYRSIDTAAIYGNEEGTGKAVAASGIARKDLFVTTKLWNSDQGYDATLRAFDTSLEKLGLEYIDLYLIHWPLPSRGKYIDTFKAFEKIYADGRAKAIGVSNFYPEHLEKLIDATSVIPAVNQIELHPQLQQHAAREYHAEQGIATEAWSPLGQGRGLLEVPAIIAIAQKHGRTPAQIVLRWHIQLGNVVIPKSVTPSRIKENIEVFDFSLDTEDIAALTALNEDRRLGPDPATFDMG; encoded by the coding sequence ATGCCGCAGCTGGGCTACGGCGTCTGGCAGGTGCCGGACGACGAGGCGGAGCGGGCGGTCGCCACGGCGCTGGAGGCCGGGTACCGCAGCATCGACACAGCGGCGATCTACGGCAACGAAGAGGGCACCGGCAAGGCCGTCGCCGCCTCGGGTATCGCCCGCAAGGATCTCTTCGTCACCACCAAGCTCTGGAACAGCGACCAGGGGTACGACGCGACGCTGCGCGCCTTCGACACGTCCCTGGAGAAGCTCGGCCTGGAGTACATCGACCTGTACCTGATCCACTGGCCGCTCCCGTCCCGTGGCAAGTACATCGACACGTTCAAGGCCTTCGAGAAGATCTACGCGGACGGCCGCGCCAAGGCCATCGGCGTCTCCAACTTCTATCCCGAGCACCTGGAGAAGCTGATCGACGCGACGTCGGTCATCCCGGCCGTCAACCAGATCGAGCTGCACCCGCAGCTCCAGCAGCACGCCGCGCGTGAGTACCACGCGGAGCAGGGCATCGCCACCGAGGCCTGGTCGCCGCTCGGCCAGGGCCGAGGCCTCCTGGAGGTCCCGGCGATCATCGCCATCGCCCAGAAGCACGGCCGCACCCCGGCGCAGATCGTGCTCCGCTGGCACATCCAGCTCGGCAACGTGGTGATCCCCAAGTCCGTGACCCCGTCCCGGATCAAGGAGAACATCGAGGTCTTCGACTTCTCCCTGGACACCGAGGACATCGCGGCGCTCACGGCGCTCAACGAGGACCGTCGCCTGGGTCCGGACCCGGCGACGTTCGACATGGGCTGA
- a CDS encoding heparin lyase I family protein — protein MSTSRRALLGAALGGAAVGLSAPTAHAASWQLKWSPSASGDGLGAFETIEDDRADSHPAGQPHIYATGDNWRFNMHTVDRDTSTDRQRQEVTGLRTSGSSYLTWTEGQTWRITYSMYIPSSLKATTTFTHIMQMKQPGNGTSPIVVQSLRRVNGVQTIELKLAIDDILIGRTDLEPLQNKWIDVDFQIKVGNGSAGSVRWILKNGSTTVIDKSRTGVDTFLADRVRPKWGIYRSLGDTSGSLQDTYLLLTNLRGYQLV, from the coding sequence ATGAGCACATCCAGAAGAGCCCTCTTGGGCGCGGCACTCGGCGGAGCCGCCGTCGGTCTGTCCGCGCCGACCGCGCACGCCGCCTCCTGGCAGCTGAAGTGGTCCCCGTCGGCGAGCGGCGACGGCCTGGGCGCCTTCGAGACCATCGAGGACGACCGCGCCGACTCGCATCCCGCCGGTCAGCCGCACATCTACGCCACGGGCGACAACTGGCGCTTCAATATGCACACCGTCGACCGCGACACCTCAACGGACCGGCAGCGTCAGGAAGTCACCGGTCTGCGCACGAGCGGCAGCAGCTATCTGACGTGGACCGAGGGCCAGACCTGGCGGATCACGTACTCGATGTACATCCCCAGCTCACTGAAGGCGACGACCACCTTCACCCACATCATGCAGATGAAGCAGCCCGGCAACGGCACCTCGCCGATCGTCGTGCAGTCGCTGCGGCGGGTGAACGGTGTGCAGACCATCGAGCTCAAGCTGGCGATCGACGACATCCTGATCGGCCGCACGGACCTGGAGCCACTCCAGAACAAGTGGATCGACGTCGACTTCCAGATCAAGGTCGGCAACGGGTCGGCGGGGTCGGTCCGTTGGATCCTCAAGAACGGATCGACCACGGTCATCGACAAGTCGAGGACGGGCGTCGACACCTTCCTCGCCGACCGGGTGCGGCCCAAGTGGGGCATCTACCGCTCCCTCGGTGACACCTCCGGGTCCTTGCAGGACACGTACCTGCTGCTCACCAACCTGCGTGGCTACCAACTGGTCTGA